CGTTCCTTCGCGGTTACCGGCGGAGCTTCCGGCGGGCAGCCCCGCTGGGGCTGGCTGCAGTGGCCGTGCTCCTGTTCCTCGGCGTCGACCTGGTGATAGTCCAGGCGCTGCCTGCGGGGGCAGTACTGGTTCCTTTGATTGTGGTGGCTGTTGCGGTGACGGTGACCGTCGCCGTGATGGCGATCGCCGGCGTCGTACTCCTGCCCGAGGCGGGGCTGAAAGGCCTGCTGAAGGCGGCCCTGTACCTCAGCGTCCAGCGCTGGTACTTGAGCCTGGCCATGCTGGTGTTGCTCGGCATCGTCGCCTCGGCAGCGCTGCTTCAGCCGGTCCTGGGGGTGGCCCTGGCACCGGCGCCGCTGCTGTTTGTGGTGTGGAGCAACGCCGCCTACGCCTTCCACGCCGCGCTGGGCAAAAACCCGAAGAATCCCTGAGGAATTTTCTTGAGCACCTTCGCGATCGGCGACCATGACTTCCTGCTGGACGGGGAGCCCTTCCGTATTCTCTCCGGCGCCATCCACTACTTCCGGGTCCACCCGGACCAGTGGGCAGACCGGATCCA
This genomic interval from Arthrobacter sp. SLBN-100 contains the following:
- a CDS encoding DUF624 domain-containing protein, producing the protein MSSVAQPKRRGLAGRIPSPGFEAFGSIFGFIYTFLAGNVLLALANAPLVLCLALVADPIAAWPFFLALSVTVPPSLAGLFAAFKALNDDGTSVKPVAAFLRGYRRSFRRAAPLGLAAVAVLLFLGVDLVIVQALPAGAVLVPLIVVAVAVTVTVAVMAIAGVVLLPEAGLKGLLKAALYLSVQRWYLSLAMLVLLGIVASAALLQPVLGVALAPAPLLFVVWSNAAYAFHAALGKNPKNP